The following proteins come from a genomic window of Miscanthus floridulus cultivar M001 chromosome 2, ASM1932011v1, whole genome shotgun sequence:
- the LOC136540472 gene encoding protein SOSEKI 4-like produces MEAAGAGGRRPPVGGVEASPERVRPTTYALSARPAPARPMRKVQIIYYLCRNGQLEHPHFMELAQHPHQPLRLKDVMDRLTLLRGKGMPALFSWSCKRNYKNGYVWNDLSENDVIYPSDGVEYVLKGSELFPGCSSDRFQHLRVTDRSPTKAPLALPHMSHKQYADSYRDDAVEDRDDDELGYSYHHRRTASSGRLVAARADKAAVSARTTNRARPVELPVEETSPPSSTSSDKPPAAQQQQTGRRASDLLQEPVEPSRPGSMLLQLIACGSTAPAAAGGGGGGSGKCRAEPRRSCGLVSRLSARGGADEDEDEEAAAAGGDLGRRFGHVAVQDKEYFSGSIVEGAGGRGTPLPASSLKRSSSYNEERSCRPGSGAIGEETMDEQMEGDGGGIRGRCIPGRKKPPPPPPQK; encoded by the exons ATGGAGGCGGCCGGAGCCGGAGGGAGGAGGCCGCCGGTGGGCGGGGTGGAGGCGAGCCCCGAGCGTGTCAGGCCGACGACGTACGCGTTGTCAGCGAGGCCGGCGCCGGCGAGGCCCATGAGGAAGGTGCAGATCATCTACTACCTCTGCCGGAACGGCCAGCTGGAGCACCCGCACTTCATGGAGCTCGCGCAGCACCCGCACCAGCCACTCCGCCTCAAAG ATGTCATGGACAGGCTGACGCTGCTgaggggcaagggcatgccggcTCTCTTCTCATGGTCCTGCAAGAG GAACTACAAGAACGGGTACGTGTGGAACGACCTGTCGGAGAACGATGTGATCTACCCGTCGGACGGCGTCGAATACGTGCTCAAGGGCTCCGAGCTCTTCCCTGGCTGCTCCTCAG ATCGATTCCAGCACCTCCGCGTGACCGATAGGTCGCCGACGAAGGCGCCGCTGGCGCTGCCCCACATGAGCCACAAGCAGTACGCGGACAGCTACAGAGACGACGCCGTAGAGGACCGGGACGACGACGAGCTGGGGTACTCGTACCACCACCGCCGGACGGCGTCGTCGGGCCGGCTCGTCGCCGCGCGAGCCGACAAGGCCGCCGTCTCGGCGCGCACCACCAACAGGGCCCGCCCCGTGGAGCTCCCCGTTGAGGAGACCTCGCCGCCGTCCTCGACCTCCTCGGACAAGCCGCCggcggcgcagcagcagcagacggGGCGGCGGGCCTCGGACCTGCTACAGGAGCCCGTCGAACCGAGCCGTCCCGGGTCCATGCTGCTGCAGCTCATCGCGTGTGGGTCGACGGCGCCAGCCGCggcaggaggcggcggcggtggctcgggCAAGTGCCGCGCTGAGCCGAGGCGGAGCTGCGGCCTGGTGAGCCGGCTCTCGGCCCGCGGCGgtgcggacgaggacgaggacgaggaggcggcggcggcggggggcgACCTGGGCCGCCGGTTCGGCCACGTCGCCGTGCAGGACAAGGAGTACTTCAGCGGCAGCATCGTGGAGGGCGCCGGCGGCAGGGGCACGCCGCTGCCGGCGTCGTCGCTCAAGCGCTCCAGCTCGTACAATGAGGAGAG GAGTTGTAGGCCCGGCAGTGGTGCCATCGGAGAGGAGACGATGGATGAGCAGATGGAAGGCGACGGAGGAGGGATCAGGGGAAGATGCATCCCGGGAAGgaagaagccgccgccgccgccgccgcagaaaTAG
- the LOC136540473 gene encoding serine carboxypeptidase II-3-like → MATMNARALCLAVVAIVFSVLPRQALAAGEGSKEADKIAALPGQPKDAVVQQYSGYVNLDDKAGKSLFYYFVEATADPATKPLLLWLNGGPGCSSFGIGAFQEIGPFRVDTDGKTLCNFKYAWNTVANVLYLESPVGVGFSYAANTDVYKVMGDNMTADDSLQFLLKWLDRFPEYKGRDLFIVGESYAGHYVPELAAAILAAKNAAINLKGIAVGNAILEFAAEQAALYEYLWQHAFLSDSAHTLIGQRCKNAEDNSPLCSGAKDTAYNQLGNVDVYNIYANTCHDKNKVKPTGSNCMDLADPCAQYYVEAYLNQPEVLKVIRANTGLNYKWTRCRQTFYNLLKFGDSPTKSMLPYIKAVAAGGVRVWVFSGDLDAMVPVIATKQSMEKLGLGVVADWRPWSIDSKDPEVAGYVIEYKGVVFATVRGSGHMVPIDRPDRGLALFSSFIKGEPLPKAAPMVDG, encoded by the exons ATGGCGACGATGAACGCCAGAGCGCTGTGCCTCGCCGTCGTCGCGATCGTCTTCTCCGTGCTCCCACGGCAGGCCCTCGCCGCCGGCGAGGGCTCCAAGGAGGCGGACAAGATCGCCGCGCTGCCTGGCCAGCCGAAGGATGCGGTCGTGCAGCAGTATTCCGGCTACGTCAACCTCGACGACAAGGCCGGGAAGTCGCTCTTCTACTACTTCGTGGAGGCCACCGCTGATCCGGCGACGAAACCACTTCTTCTCTGGCTCAATGGAG GGCCTGGATGCTCTTCCTTCGGAATCGGAGCATTCCAAGAGATCGGCCCGTTCCGTGTGGACACGGACGGCAAGACCCTCTGCAATTTCAAATACGCCTGGAACACAG TGGCGAACGTGCTGTACCTGGAGAGCCCCGTGGGCGTGGGCTTCTCGTACGCCGCCAACACGGACGTGTACAAGGTGATGGGCGACAACATGACCGCGGACGACTCGCTGCAGTTCCTCCTCAAGTGGCTGGACCGCTTCCCGGAGTACAAGGGCCGCGACTTGTTCATCGTCGGCGAGAGCTACGCCGGGCACTACGTCCccgagctcgccgccgccatcCTCGCCGCCAAGAACGCCGCCATCAACCTCAAGGGGATCGCGGTGGGGAACGCGATCCTGGAGTTCGCGGCGGAGCAAGCCGCGCTGTACGAGTACCTGTGGCAGCACGCGTTCCTGTCGGACTCGGCGCACACGCTCATCGGCCAGCGCTGCAAGAACGCCGAGGACAACTCGCCGCTCTGCTCGGGGGCCAAGGACACGGCCTACAACCAGCTCGGCAACGTCGACGTCTACAACATCTATGCCAACACCTGCCATGACAAGAATAAAGTCAAGCCCACAGGATCCAATTGCATG GACTTGGCTGATCCTTGTGCTCAATACTACGTGGAGGCGTACCTGAACCAGCCAGAGGTGCTGAAGGTCATCCGTGCCAACACAGGGCTCAATTACAAATGGACTAGATGCAG GCAAACGTTCTACAACCTGCTCAAATTCGGCGACTCGCCGACGAAATCGATGCTGCCGTACATCAAGGCCGTCGCCGCCGGCGGCGTCCGCGTGTGGGTCTTCAG TGGCGACCTGGACGCGATGGTTCCTGTGATCGCGACGAAGCAGTCCATGGAGAAGCTCGGCCTCGGCGTCGTGGCGGACTGGCGCCCCTGGTCCATCGACAGCAAGGACCCGGAG GTCGCCGGGTACGTGATCGAGTACAAGGGCGTGGTGTTCGCGACGGTGCGCGGGTCCGGGCACATGGTGCCCATCGACCGCCCGGACCGCGGCCTCGCGCTCTTCTCGTCCTTCATCAAGGGGGAGCCGCTCCCCAAGGCCGCGCCGATGGTCGACGGGTGA
- the LOC136540474 gene encoding uncharacterized protein isoform X2, whose product MGNKKKSKPSRSKKKPKTSADQALALDYVRAWAQPAPRPPEPSAADADDFLPVLATRGGDVLFELHSHSNHSDGFLSPSALVERAHRNGVKVLALTDHDTMAGIPEAVSAASKFGIRIIPGVEISALYNPREVAGAGETVHILAYYGMCGPSRPDQLDNMLLNIRDGRYLRAKNMLQKLTTLKVPIKWEHVTKIAGDGVAPGRLHIARAMVEAGYVENVRQAFNKYLGDDGPAYARGSEPFAENVVQLISRTGGISALAHPWSLKNPDAIIRSLKGAGLNGFSELAEKYGLLKLGGSDFHGRGGKDESDVGTVKLAITTLCCFLKMARSIWSSAMKDILLKFAEEPSATNLGNMLKFGRLTNFAGFSPINNGIHVVDFCLSSWSSTDDMEDVELEEVRLKLAHYAAER is encoded by the exons ATGGGAAACAAGAAGAAGTCGAAGCCGAGCAGGAGCAAGAAGAAGCCCAAAACCAGCGCCGACCAGGCCCTGGCCCTAGACTACGTCCGCGCCTGGGCGCAACCCGCGCCGCGACCACCGGAACCCTCGGCGGCCGACGCCGACGACTTCCTGCCTGTCCTGGCTACGCGCGGGGGCGATGTGCTGTTTGAGCTCCACTCGCACTCAAACCACAGCGACGGGTTCCTCTCCCCTTCCGCGCTCGTCGAGCGCGCCCATCGCAACGGG GTAAAAGTTCTCGCCCTAACAGATCATGACACCATGGCTGGCATACCAGAAGCTGTGTCAGCAGCTTCCAAGTTTGGCATTAGAATAATTCCTGGTGTTGAAATCAGTGCGCTATATAATCCAAG GGAAGTTGCCGGTGCTGGTGAGACTGTTCATATCCTTGCATACTATGGTATGTGTGGTCCGTCAAGGCCTGATCAGTTGGACAACATGCTATTGAACATTAGAGATGGGCGATACTTACGCGCAAAGAACATGCTACAAAAGctaactacactgaaggtgccaatAAAGTGGGAGCATGTGACTAAAATTGCTGGTGATGGAGTGGCACCTGGCCGATTGCATATAGCAAGGGCTATGGTTGAAGCGGGTTATGTAGAGAATGTAAGGCAAGCATTCAACAAATACCTCGGTGATGATGGCCCAGCATATGCCAG AGGAAGTGAACCATTTGCAGAGAATGTTGTGCAGTTAATTAGTCGCACTGGGGGTATTTCTGCACTTGCTCATCCTTGGTCATTGAAGAACCCGGATGCAATAATCAGGTCTTTAAAAGGTGCTGGTCTTAATG GATTTAGCGAGTTAGCTGAGAAGTATGGACTTCTGAAACTTGGAGGTTCAGATTTCCATGGAAGAGGCGGAAAAGATGAATCTGACGTTGGAACAGTTAAGCTCGCTATTACAACTTTGTGCTGCTTTTTGAAGATGGCTAGGTCTATCTGGTCTTCTGCTATGAAAGACATCCTGCTGAAGTTTGCAGAGGAACCGTCTGCCACAAATCTAGGAAACATGCTTAAGTTTGGACGACTTACCAATTTTGCTGGTTTTTCTCCAATAAACAATGGTATTCATGTTGTTGATTTCTGCTTATCTTCATGGTCAAGCACTGATGATATGGAAGATGTTGAGCTTGAAGAGGTAAGATTGAAGCTTGCCCATTATGCAGCAGAAAGATAA
- the LOC136535585 gene encoding uncharacterized protein, with product MEDFCVVCADTLEWVAYGSCGHRDVCSTCVARLRFVMDDKKCCICKTVCPFVFVTKAMGEYTRVVTDFSVFPCGVNEGKAGDFWYHEDTQAYFDDADHYRMIRAMCRLSCSVCDNAEDQVALAAQPKRRSKFRSIDQLKGHLFHQHRLHMCNLCLEGRKVFICEQKLYSRSQLAQHMKTGDSEVDGSEVERNGFAGHPMCEFCKSSFYGDNELYMHMSREHYSCHICQRQHPGQYDYFRNYDDLEMHFRKDHFLCEDEGCLAKKFVFFPSEAELKRHNAMEHGGRMSRSQRNAALQIPTSFIYRRNEQEQRRGRGRGRNALHDGSDSRMSSSAQNGADGHAGRLDNVSGSFQSLSMGSSSGGAEVGQGSRTGRVLEQLSFPPLLDPDIPDNSVDSFHDETSFPSLSEQQSRYALALNQSARGAARLGDESLFPPLPGSSNNRGAASAQQGLQSLARSTLAARLQQRSKGPVKVLNTARPRPSENLEVLSSSTQTWPTPDQGLLSGSSQLRSGTQPTREIGSMPAVSSNTVWNPVATNKMKHSVSTPNLVSGGSYAQASSSSAYGSNRSQDPPQGNQTLPVAEDVRAANKSLVERMRSALGMDEDRYSAFKEIAGEYRQGIIDTSEYLSYVEQFGLSHLVPEMARLLPDPQKQRELADAYYTNTRFKSLQENGGGTSSQEGNHKKKGKGKAPVIERSAANDVKGGALADNILDTVRRVQSNHQAQEGEAEVLSKDGYRPSKGVQLAAGPSSNLDSSSGAKDNTGKGGGNKQPKKTSKFLRARLGDNSLATLDLSRPSASPERPERESQGPEMGLPVRGAWKNGGSQKIFLSNGRK from the exons ATGGAAGACTTCTGCGTGGTGTGCGCCGATACGCTGGAGTGGGTGGCGTACGGATCGTGCGGGCACCGCGACGTGTGCTCCACCTGCGTCGCCCGCCTCCGTTTCGTGATGGACGATAAGAAGTGCTGCATCTGCAAGACCGTCTGCCCCTTCGTCTTCGTCACTAAG GCCATGGGTGAATACACTAGAGTGGTGACTGATTTCTCAGTGTTCCCCTGTGGGGTAAATGAGGGCAAAGCTGGGGATTTCTGGTACCATGAGGATACACAGGCATACTTTGACGACGCGGACCACTACCGGATGATACGGGCAATGTGTCGACTTTCTTGTAGTGTTTGTGACAATGCAGAAGATCAGGTTGCCCTTGCTGCTCAACCAAAGCGCAGAAGCAAGTTCAGGAGCATCGATCAACTAAAGGGACATTTATTCCATCAACATAGGTTGCACATGTGCAATCTTTGCTTGGAGGGGAGGAAG GTGTTCATTTGTGAACAAAAGCTTTATTCAAGGTCACAGTTAGCTCAGCATATGAAGACTGGTGACTCTGAAGTGGATGGCTCTGAGGTAGAGCGCAACGGTTTTGCTGGGCATCCAATGTGTGAGTTTTGCAAAAGTTCATTTTATGGAGATAATGAGCTTTACATGCATATGTCCAGGGAACACTATTCTTGCCACATATGCCAGAG GCAGCATCCTGGGCAGTATGACTATTTTCGGAACTATGATGACCTTGAG ATGCATTTTCGAAAAGATCATTTCCTCTGTGAAGATGAAGGATGTTTGGCAAAGAAGTTTGTTTTCTTCCCGAGTGAAGCGGAGCTGAAG AGGCATAATGCTATGGAGCACGGTGGGCGGATGTCTCGTTCTCAGAGGAATGCTGCACTTCAG ATACCTACCAGTTTTATATATCGAAGAAATGAGCAAGAACAACGGCGTGGCAGAGGCAGGGGGCGTAATGCTCTCCATGATGGATCTGACAGTCGTATGTCATCATCTGCACAAAACGGCGCCGATGGCCACGCAGGCCGTCTTGATAATGTTTCAGGGTCGTTTCAGTCATTAAGTATGGGATCTAGTTCTGGGGGAGCTGAAGTTGGCCAAGGCTCCAGGACTGGACGAGTGCTCGAACAGTTGTCCTTCCCACCTCTTTTAGACCCAGATATTCCTGACAACAGCGTTGATTCTTTTCATGATGAAACCTCATTTCCTTCATTATCAGAGCAGCAATCCAGGTATGCACTAGCTCTCAATCAGAGTGCAAGGGGCGCTGCGAGGCTTGGGGATGAGTCACTGTTCCCCCCTTTGCCTGGGTCTAGTAACAATAGGGGTGCTGCTTCAGCCCAACAGGGCCTACAAAGTCTAGCCAGGAGCACACTTGCAGCAAGACTTCAACAACGTAGCAAGGGCCCTGTGAAGGTACTTAATACTGCTCGGCCTCGTCCCTCTGAAAATCTTGAAGTCCTCTCTAGTTCCACCCAGACATGGCCTACACCTGATCAGGGGCTACTCTCTGGATCTTCTCAGCTTCGATCTGGAACTCAACCAACAAGGGAGATTGGGTCCATGCCAGCTGTCTCCAGTAACACAGTGTGGAATCCTGTTGCTACAAACAAGATGAAGCACTCTGTTTCTACGCCTAATCTTGTGTCTGGTGGCTCCTATGCCCAAGCATCATCAAGTTCAGCTTATGGTAGCAACAGAAGTCAAGATCCTCCTCAAGGTAACCAAACTTTGCCTGTTGCAGAGGATGTCCGTGCTGCAAACAAATCTCTGGTCGAAAGAATGCGTTCTGCTCTGGGAATGGATGAGGACAGGTACTCTGCATTCAAAGAGATTGCTGGTGAATACCGTCAAGGTATCATAGATACTTCAGAGTATCTTTCATATGTGGAGCAGTTTGGACTCTCACACCTTGTTCCTGAAATGGCTAGGCTATTACCTGATCCTCAAAAACAGAGGGAACTTGCTGATGCATATTATACAAATACACGGTTTAAAAGCCTCCAAGAAAATGGAGGTGGAACTAGCTCACAAGAGGGCAACCATAAaaaaaaggggaaggggaaaGCTCCTGTCATAGAAAGAAGTGCTGCTAATGATGTGAAGGGTGGTGCACTAGCAGATAACATTCTGGACACTGTAAGAAGGGTTCAATCAAACCACCAGGCTCAGGAAGGAGAGGCTGAGGTGCTGTCGAAGGATGGGTATCGACCGTCCAAGGGGGTCCAACTGGCAGCTGGACCTTCATCTAATCTGGACAGTTCGTCTGGTGCAAAAGATAACACAGGCAAGGGAGGAGGCAATAAGCAACCAAAGAAGACATCAAAGTTTCTCAGAGCTCGTTTAGGTGACAACTCATTAGCCACGCTTGATTTAAGTCGCCCTAGTGCAAGCCCTGAACGTCCTGAAAGGGAATCACAAGGCCCAGAGATGGGGTTGCCAGTGCGAGGTGCTTGGAAGAATGGTGGGAGTCAGAAAATCTTTTTGAGCAATGGACGGAAGTAA
- the LOC136540474 gene encoding uncharacterized protein isoform X1 has protein sequence MGNKKKSKPSRSKKKPKTSADQALALDYVRAWAQPAPRPPEPSAADADDFLPVLATRGGDVLFELHSHSNHSDGFLSPSALVERAHRNGVKVLALTDHDTMAGIPEAVSAASKFGIRIIPGVEISALYNPREVAGAGETVHILAYYGMCGPSRPDQLDNMLLNIRDGRYLRAKNMLQKLTTLKVPIKWEHVTKIAGDGVAPGRLHIARAMVEAGYVENVRQAFNKYLGDDGPAYARGSEPFAENVVQLISRTGGISALAHPWSLKNPDAIIRSLKGAGLNGMEVYRSDGKVDGFSELAEKYGLLKLGGSDFHGRGGKDESDVGTVKLAITTLCCFLKMARSIWSSAMKDILLKFAEEPSATNLGNMLKFGRLTNFAGFSPINNGIHVVDFCLSSWSSTDDMEDVELEEVRLKLAHYAAER, from the exons ATGGGAAACAAGAAGAAGTCGAAGCCGAGCAGGAGCAAGAAGAAGCCCAAAACCAGCGCCGACCAGGCCCTGGCCCTAGACTACGTCCGCGCCTGGGCGCAACCCGCGCCGCGACCACCGGAACCCTCGGCGGCCGACGCCGACGACTTCCTGCCTGTCCTGGCTACGCGCGGGGGCGATGTGCTGTTTGAGCTCCACTCGCACTCAAACCACAGCGACGGGTTCCTCTCCCCTTCCGCGCTCGTCGAGCGCGCCCATCGCAACGGG GTAAAAGTTCTCGCCCTAACAGATCATGACACCATGGCTGGCATACCAGAAGCTGTGTCAGCAGCTTCCAAGTTTGGCATTAGAATAATTCCTGGTGTTGAAATCAGTGCGCTATATAATCCAAG GGAAGTTGCCGGTGCTGGTGAGACTGTTCATATCCTTGCATACTATGGTATGTGTGGTCCGTCAAGGCCTGATCAGTTGGACAACATGCTATTGAACATTAGAGATGGGCGATACTTACGCGCAAAGAACATGCTACAAAAGctaactacactgaaggtgccaatAAAGTGGGAGCATGTGACTAAAATTGCTGGTGATGGAGTGGCACCTGGCCGATTGCATATAGCAAGGGCTATGGTTGAAGCGGGTTATGTAGAGAATGTAAGGCAAGCATTCAACAAATACCTCGGTGATGATGGCCCAGCATATGCCAG AGGAAGTGAACCATTTGCAGAGAATGTTGTGCAGTTAATTAGTCGCACTGGGGGTATTTCTGCACTTGCTCATCCTTGGTCATTGAAGAACCCGGATGCAATAATCAGGTCTTTAAAAGGTGCTGGTCTTAATGGTATGGAGGTCTACAGAAGTGATGGAAAAGTTGATG GATTTAGCGAGTTAGCTGAGAAGTATGGACTTCTGAAACTTGGAGGTTCAGATTTCCATGGAAGAGGCGGAAAAGATGAATCTGACGTTGGAACAGTTAAGCTCGCTATTACAACTTTGTGCTGCTTTTTGAAGATGGCTAGGTCTATCTGGTCTTCTGCTATGAAAGACATCCTGCTGAAGTTTGCAGAGGAACCGTCTGCCACAAATCTAGGAAACATGCTTAAGTTTGGACGACTTACCAATTTTGCTGGTTTTTCTCCAATAAACAATGGTATTCATGTTGTTGATTTCTGCTTATCTTCATGGTCAAGCACTGATGATATGGAAGATGTTGAGCTTGAAGAGGTAAGATTGAAGCTTGCCCATTATGCAGCAGAAAGATAA